One genomic region from Salvia hispanica cultivar TCC Black 2014 chromosome 2, UniMelb_Shisp_WGS_1.0, whole genome shotgun sequence encodes:
- the LOC125207097 gene encoding CRM-domain containing factor CFM3, chloroplastic/mitochondrial, producing MALSTAKFTELQPHFFSTFSFPRRKPPCFHRLLFKPLYSSLRPTKLPHTPPGKPSIPQKPSTWIKKWPSPPPAPPPRSKAAPKKPEPKPETIRGGTTAIDRIVLRLRNLGLGSDEEDEEEEGGELGLDLENGDLNSIDSVDAEFGDEKLGDLLKRDWVRPDTILVEDEDLEAESLLPWERGAIEDEEVVEHKGGVKKRTMRAPSLAELTIEDEELRRLRRMGMVLRERVSVAKAGITAAVLEKIHEKWRRCELVRLKFHEELAHDMKTAHEIVERRTGGLVTWRSGSVMVVYRGANYEGPTLKPQRENSEHDTLFIPDVSSPGDSATKSSDGKTQVLVKSNPVTPNRVKNLTEEEIEYNALLDGLGPRFEDWWGTGVLPVDADQLPPTIPGYKTPFRLLPTGMRPRLTNAEMTNLRKLAKSLPCHFALGRNRNHQGLARSIVKLWEKSLIVKIAVKRGIQNTNNKIMSEELKALTGGVLLLRNKYFIVMYRGKDFLPPTVASALAERQEMTKQIQDVEEKVRGGPVPMPVSEEKGAMAGTLAEFYEAQARWGTEVSSEEHKKMLEEASRAKHERVIRRLEHKLAIAQAKKLKAEKLLSKIVESWLPVDPSDDQETITDEERVMFRKVGLRMKPYLPLGIRGVFDGVIENMHLHWKHREVVKLISKEKELAFAEETARLLEYESGGILVSIDRVPKGYSLIYYRGKNYRRPITIRPRNLLTKAKALKRRMALQRYEALSEHIAEVEKTIEQTKQEIGNPAKLEKSDLWKSEDNDQYSNVSELSESEDEGLEGDEDEDDWDLEDDEEDSDLSSL from the exons ATGGCGCTCTCAACGGCCAAATTCACCGAATTACAGCCGCATTTCTTCTCCACCTTCTCATTTCCCCGCCGCAAACCGCCGTGTTTCCACCGCCTCCTATTCAAACCTCTCTATtcctctctccgtcccaccaAATTGCCCCACACGCCTCCCGGAAAGCCCAGTATTCCCCAAAAACCGTCTACCTGGATTAAAAAATGGCCGTCTCCTCCACCGGCACCGCCGCCGCGCTCCAAAGCGGCTCCGAAGAAGCCAGAACCGAAGCCGGAAACAATCCGTGGAGGTACCACGGCGATTGATCGAATTGTTCTCCGCCTCCGGAATTTAGGTTTAGGCTCCGACGAGGAggatgaggaggaggaagggGGAGAGTTAGGTTTGGATTTGGAGAATGGTGATTTGAATTCGATTGATTCGGTGGATGCGGAATTCGGCGATGAGAAATTGGGGGATTTGCTGAAAAGAGATTGGGTTAGGCCGGACACGATTCTGGTGGAGGATGAGGATTTGGAAGCTGAATCACTGCTGCCGTGGGAGAGGGGCGCGATTGAGGATGAAGAAGTGGTGGAGCATAAAGGTGGGGTGAAGAAGAGGACAATGCGGGCGCCTTCTTTGGCGGAGCTGACGATTGAAGACGAAGAGCTGAGGCGGCTGCGGAGAATGGGGATGGTTTTGAGGGAGAGGGTGAGTGTTGCCAAGGCTGGAATCACCGCTGCGGTTTTGGAGAAGATACATGAGAAATGGAGGAGGTGTGAATTGGTGAGGTTGAAGTTTCATGAGGAGTTGGCGCATGATATGAAGACTGCTCATGAAATAGTTGAG CGCCGGACAGGAGGCCTAGTCACTTGGAGATCTGGAAGTGTTATGGTGGTGTATAGAGGAGCTAACTACGAAGGCCCTACGTTAAAGCCACAGAGAGAAAACAGTGAACATGATACTCTTTTTATCCCTGATGTTTCCTCTCCTGGCGATTCAGCAACAAAAAGTAGTGATGGAAAGACTCAGGTTCTTGTGAAGTCCAATCCAGTTACACCTAACCGTGTCAAGAACCTTACAGAAGAGGAAATTGAGTACAATGCTCTATTAGATGGTTTGGGTCCACGGTTTGAAGATTGGTGGGGAACTGGGGTGCTTCCTGTTGATGCTGATCAACTCCCTCCGACTATTCCTGGATACAAGACACCGTTTAGGCTTCTTCCTACTGGAATGCGCCCACGACTAACCAATGCTGAGATGACCAACTTACGGAAGCTTGCTAAGTCGCTTCCTTGCCACTTTGCCCTTG GAAGAAATAGAAATCATCAAGGTTTAGCTAGATCCATTGTTAAGCTATGGGAGAAAAGTTTAATAGTGAAAATTGCTGTGAAGCGTGGAATCCAGAacacaaataacaaaattatgtcCGAGGAACTGAAG GCATTAACAGGGGGAGTCTTACTtctaagaaacaaatatttcattgTTATGTACCGCGGGAAGGATTTTCTTCCTCCCACTGTGGCTAGTGCCTTAGCCGAGAGACAGGAAATGACAAAGCAAATACAAGACGTTGAAGAAAAGGTCAGGGGAGGACCTGTACCCATGCCAGTATCCGAAGAGAAGGGAGCTATGGCAGGCACTTTGGCAGAGTTTTACGAGGCTCAGGCTCGATGGGGAACGGAAGTATCTAGTGAAGAACATAAAAAGATGCTAGAAGAGGCCTCCAGAGCCAAACATGAGAGAGTAATCAGGCGACTTGAACACAAACTTGCCATT GCTCAGGCAAAGAAGCTCAAAGCAGAGAAACTGCTATCTAAAATAGTGGAGTCTTGGCTTCCAGTAGATCCTTCAGATGACCAGGAGACAATTACAGATGAAGAAAGAGTTATGTTCCGTAAGGTTGGATTACGGATGAAACCATACTTGCCACTTG GTATTCGTGGTGTTTTCGATGGTGTTATTGAGAACATGCATCTGCACTGGAAACATAGAGAGGTTGTAAAGCTAATATCAAAGGAAAAGGAACTTGCTTTTGCTGAAGAAACTGCGAGACTTTTGGAATATGAAAGTGGTGGTATACTAGTGTCAATCGACAGGGTTCCAAAGGGTTATAGCTTGATTTACTACCGTGGAAAGAACTATCGCCGCCCTATCACTATAAGACCGAGAAACCTTCTGACAAAAGCGAAAGCACTGAAGCGTAGAATGGCCTTGCAACGATATGAG GCTCTCAGTGAGCATATAGCTGAAGTGGAGAAAACAATAGAGCAAACCAAGCAGGAAATT GGCAATCCTGCAAAACTGGAGAAAAGCGATCTTTGGAAGTCGGAGGACAACGACCAGTATTCTAATGTTTCAGAACTGAGTGAA AGCGAGGATGAGGGTTTGGAAGGTGATGAAGACGAAGATGACTGGGATTTGGAGGATGACGAAGAAGATTCTGATTTATCGAGTCTTTGA
- the LOC125207873 gene encoding uncharacterized protein LOC125207873: MSSKPITRNGKPLIKSTIHKTMKFLTKSFTHLKPTKSPANANTNTNTNNSDDCYTIFSETNPNSSPNPISNPIKTVTKKKIEDRSETAVKEKHTVKEEAAKWRWSGADVLAQKMIDLEMTDSSDIDQAVDVEEVLHYYSRLTCPAYVEIVDDFLMDMYSEFQVSGRRSLNSSMRKLAPETNYSSMRSLAPLKL; the protein is encoded by the coding sequence ATGAGCAGCAAGCCAATCACGAGAAACGGAAAGCCACTCATCAAATCAACCATTCACAAAACCATGAAATTCCTCACCAAATCCTTCACACACCTCAAACCAACAAAATCCCCCGCCAACGCcaacaccaacaccaacaccaacaATTCAGATGATTGCTACACGATCTTCTCAGAAACTAACCCTAATTCCAGCCCTAATCCTATTTCTAATCCGATTAAAACAGTGacgaagaagaaaattgaggaTCGATCAGAGACGGCGGTGAAAGAGAAACATACCGTGAAGGAGGAGGCGGCGAAATGGCGGTGGTCGGGCGCGGATGTGTTGGCGCAGAAGATGATAGATCTGGAGATGACGGATTCGAGCGACATCGATCAGGCGGTGGATGTGGAGGAGGTGCTGCACTACTACTCGCGCCTGACTTGCCCGGCTTACGTGGAGATCGTGGACGATTTTCTGATGGATATGTATTCGGAGTTCCAGGTGTCGGGGCGGAGGAGCCTCAACTCTTCTATGAGGAAGCTGGCGCCGGAGACCAATTACAGCTCCATGAGAAGCCTCGCGCCTTTGAAGCTCTGA
- the LOC125207871 gene encoding ATP-dependent DNA helicase DDX11, whose product MEFPAFPYKPYSIQLDFMKFLYESLNRGGLSMLESPTGTGKTLSMICSALQWHVDRKKLETAENNGKEKLGEGKDEDDDEPDWLRNFVPNKEADVVKSKPIMHKRKKGENVRDLSSYSSGEGEKGRGKEERSAKGKDGIGEVDDVEFLLEEYDSESEVGGKSKRKNVGGDGVLSSEEEDEVDELVGKEEESRLKIYFCSRTHSQLSQFMKELRKTKFASELKVVCLGSRKNLCINEEVLKLGGSNRINEKCSMLQKNKKNEASKMKKVGSGKRIRGNKSSSGCPMLRRKKIEEFANEVIQMEALDIEDLVHIGRDIGGCPYYGSRKMLPAADLVVLPYQSLLSKSSRESLGLNLKDSVIIIDEAHNLADTLISMYDARISWSQLKQLQSHLDGYFQRFCNVLGPGNRRYIQTLMIITRAFLRMLSCDEKHVNSTDHPVPCDTMTINEFLFALNIDNINLVKLLQYVKESNIIYKVCGYGDKLALSQNIGPGGNAEINEESAISGFRALADMLSSLINNNSDGKMIVSRPMKTCNGLEGGYVKYVMLTGEKIFSEVLDQAHAVVLAGGTLQPIEETKERLFRSLHLKELPFFSCGHIVPSKNILPVAVKLGPSGQSFDFSYKARSSPTMIGELGLLLSNLVTVVPDGVVVFFSSFEYESQVYDAWKESGIVSRIMKKKRIFREPRKSTDVEAVLREYKETIDTLSITGSTSCNGAILFAIVGGKISEGINFSDGAGRCIVMVGLPYPSPSDVELMERVKHIEGLGKTIPSETACGGRDAESGLQILKRCKGRGKEYYENLCMKAVNQSIGRAIRHVNDYAAILLVDARYASDPTKRSTPHTTDKLPQWIKSHLVPTTNNYGEVHRLLHQFFKSHKNKEATSK is encoded by the exons ATGGAATTCCCAGCGTTCCCCTACAAACCCTACTCGATACAGCTGGATTTCATGAAATTCCTTTACGAATCGCTCAACAGAGGCGGCCTCTCGATGCTGGAAAGCCCCACCG GGACTGGAAAAACCCTTAGCATGATATGCAGTGCTCTGCAGTGGCATGTCGATCGGAAGAAATTGGAGACCGCGGAGAATAATGGGAAGGAGAAGTTGGGCGAGGGTaaggatgaagatgatgatgagcCGGATTGGCTTAGAAATTTTGTGCCAAATAAAGAAGCTGATGTAGTCAAGAGTAAACCTATAATGCATAAGAGGAAAAAGGGAGAAAATGTTAGAGATTTATCTAGCTATAGTAGTGGAGAAGGTGAAAAGGGTAGGGGGAAGGAGGAGAGAAGCGCAAAGGGGAAAGATGGGATCGGTGAGGTGGATGATGTGGAGTTTTTGTTGGAAGAGTATGACAGTGAATCGGAAGTAGGTGGGAAATCGAAAAGGAAGAATGTTGGAGGGGATGGTGTGCTGTCGAGTGAGGAAGAGGACGAGGTGGATGAGCTGGTTGGGAAGGAAGAGGAGTCGCGACTGAAGATCTATTTTTGCAGTCGGACGCATTCACAGCTTTCGCAGTTTATGAAAGAGCTGAGGAAGACTAAATTTGCTAGTGAGTTGAAGGTTGTGTGCTTGGGTTCTAGGAAGAATCTCTGTATCAATGAAG AGGTATTGAAGCTGGGGGGTTCCAATCGCATAAATGAGAAATGCTCGATGCTccaaaagaataagaaaaatgaagctTCTAAAATGAAG AAGGTGGGTTCTGGAAAAAGGATTCGTGGCAACAAATCTTCTTCTGGATGTCCAATGttaagaaggaagaagatagAAGAGTTCGCAAATGAAGTTATTCAAATGGAGGCTCTGGACATTGAAGATCTTGTTCATATTGGACGCGATATAGGAGGTTGCCCATACTATGGTTCGAGAAAAATGTTACCTGCAGCTGACCTTGTGGTTCTTCCATATCAGTCTCTTCTTTCAAAATCATCGCGTGAATCCTTGGGCTTAAATCTGAAAGACAGCGTTATTATCATAGACGAAGCTCATAATCTAGCAGACACTCTCATCAGTATGTATGATGCAAGAATCTCATGGTCCCAG TTGAAACAATTGCAGTCTCACTTAGATGGATATTTCCAAAGATTTTGTAATGTTCTAGGACCAGGAAACCGAAGATATATCCAGACTTTGATGATCATCACTCGGGCCTTTCTAAGAATGTTGTCTTGTGATGAGAAGCATGTAAACAGCACTGACCATCCAGTTCCATGCGATACAATGACCATCAATGAATTCTTATTTGCTCTGAATATTGACAACATAAACCTGGTCAAACTGCTACAATACGTGAAGGAAAGCAACATAATTTACAAG GTCTGTGGATATGGAGATAAACTTGCCTTATCTCAAAATATCGGTCCTGGTGGAAATGCTGAAATTAATGAGGAAAGTGCAATCTCTGGTTTCAGAGCATTAGCAGATATGCTTTCCTCTTTGATCAATAATAACAGTGATGGGAAAATGATAGTCTCGAGACCAATGAAGACATGTAACGGCCTGGAAGGAGGGTATGTAAAGTATGTTATGCTGActggagagaaaatattttctgAG GTGCTGGATCAAGCCCATGCTGTCGTCTTGGCTGGCGGAACCTTACAACCTATAGAGGAAACCAAGGAAAGACTTTTCCGGTCGCTACATTTAAAAGAGTTACCCTTCTTTTCATGTGGACACATAGTTCCTTCTAAAAACATTTTGCCAGTTGCTGTTAAGCTCGGGCCTTCTGGTCAGTCCTTTGATTTTAGCTACAAAGCTAGGAGTTCACCAACCATG ATTGGGGAACTAGGTCTTCTGCTGTCTAATCTAGTGACAGTTGTTCCAGATGGCGTAGTTGTATTCTTCTCATCATTCGAATACGAGAGCCAGGTCTATGATGCATGGAAGGAATCAGGAATCGTTTCAAGGATCATGAAGAAGAAGCGCATTTTCAGAGAGCCAAGAAAGAGTACAGATGTTGAAGCTGTATTGAGGGAATACAAAGAGACAATTGACACGTTGTCCATCACAGGTTCCACGTCTTGCAATGGTGCTATCCTCTTTGCCATTGTCGGAGGCAAGATATCCGAAGGCATCAATTTTAGTGATGGGGCTGGTCGGTGCATAGTAATGGTTGGACTGCCCTATCCTAGCCCATCAGATGTTGAGTTAATGGAGAGGGTGAAGCATATTGAGGGTCTTGGCAAGACGATCCCAAGCGAAACTGCGTGTGGTGGTAGGGATGCCGAGTCTGGGCTTCAAATCCTTAAAAGGTGTAAAGGGAGAGGAAAAGAGTACTATGAAAATCTTTGCATGAAAGCAGTGAATCAATCCATTG GCAGAGCAATTCGGCATGTGAACGATTATGCAGCAATATTGTTGGTGGATGCACGTTATGCTTCTGATCCTACTAAAAGAAGCACTCCACACACAACAGACAAGCTGCCACAGTGGATCAAAAGTCATCTGGTTCCTACAACCAATAATTATGGTGAAGTTCACAGATTGTTGCATCAGTTTTTCAAATCTCACAAGAATAAGGAAGCCACAAGTAAATAA
- the LOC125203393 gene encoding mitochondrial arginine transporter BAC2-like: MDLWRQFVASNWGREFVAGGAGGTAGVLAGYPLDTLRIRQQNSAGESAFTILRSALVKEGPCSLYRGMFAPLASVTFQNAIAFQTYATLSRAIDGDCEGPPSFGSVALGGIGTGATQSLLLSPVELLKIRLQLDNKAGTLRGPRDVARSIIRSEGWRGIYRGLGITVLRDAPSHGVYFWTYEYVREQLHPGCRKAGDETLRTMMVAGGLAGVASWVCCYPLDVIKTRMQAQSSSSYAGMVDCFATSVRREGYSVLWRGLGTAVARAFVVNGAVFAAYETSLRCIYK, encoded by the exons ATGGATTTGTGGCGGCAGTTTGTGGCGAGCAATTGGGGAAGAGAATTCGTGGCCGGAGGAGCCGGTGGAACCGCCGGTGTTCTTGCCGGATATCCTCTCGACACGCTGAGAATCCGGCAGCAGAATTCGGCCGGAGAATCGGCTTTCACCATCCTCCGCAGTGCCCTCGTCAAAGAGGGCCCATGTAGCCTCTACCGCGGGATGTTTGCTCCCCTGGCTTCTGTTACTTTCCAG AACGCAATTGCCTTCCAGACGTACGCAACCCTATCACGAGCGATCGACGGAGACTGCGAGGGACCCCCGTCCTTCGGATCCGTAGCCCTAGGCGGGATTGGGACGGGGGCCACACAGAGCCTCCTCCTGAGCCCGGTCGAGCTACTCAAAATCCGCCTACAACTCGACAACAAAGCTGGGACCCTGCGCGGCCCCAGGGACGTGGCGAGGAGCATAATCCGGTCCGAGGGGTGGCGCGGGATCTACCGCGGCCTAGGCATCACCGTGCTCCGCGACGCCCCCTCCCACGGGGTCTACTTCTGGACGTACGAGTACGTCCGGGAGCAGCTGCACCCGGGGTGCAGGAAGGCCGGGGACGAGACGCTGCGGACCATGATGGTGGCCGGGGGGCTGGCCGGGGTGGCGAGCTGGGTGTGCTGCTACCCGTTGGACGTGATCAAGACGAGGATGCAGGCGCAGTCGAGCTCCTCCTACGCCGGGATGGTGGATTGCTTCGCCACCAGCGTGAGGAGGGAGGGATACAGCGTGCTGTGGAGGGGGCTCGGGACGGCCGTGGCGCGGGCTTTCGTCGTCAACGGAGCTGTTTTCGCGGCGTATGAGACGTCGCTCCGATGCATATATAAGTAG
- the LOC125207935 gene encoding kinesin-like protein KIN-13B, translating into MNTMGRQRSGAPAAHHQRQYSDNFLETSSNGRWLQSAGLQHLQSTNNAAPPVQDFGYNKGGGHGSGLYRSLQGQRSYTGSIDLFSEPLSPPGNLGRQNVEGQNSPNEYSPGLLDLHAFDTELLTTVPATGLYDRPSENHFPRGRSFDDLDPFFGNNKQGGRTGALPDGNVLKSIAADNVKASNVAKIKVVVRKRPLNKKELAKSEEDIIETYSNSLVVHEAKLKVDLTEYEEKHEFVFDAVLNEEVSNDEVYRETVEPIIPIIFQRTKATCFAYGQTGSGKTYTMKPLPLRAVRDILRLMHHTYRNQGFQLFVSFFEIYGGKLYDLLGDRKKLCMREDGKQQVCIVGLQEYRVSDVEIVKDLIEKGNATRSTGTTGANEESSRSHAILQLTIKRSADGSETKPARVVGKLSFIDLAGSERGADTTDNDKQTRMEGAEINKSLLALKECIRALDNDQGHIPFRGSKLTEVLRDSFVGNSRTVMISCVSPNAGSCEHTLNTLRYADRVKSLSKGNNSKRDVFSSTSNLKESMMQPSLPVAAPASSFQDDTGETWTEQTDREEYVEDEPEKPSWKNMKAESISFSNPDDKLKRSNGQSKWMEPPKAEPKRSSSEDDLNALLKEEEDLVNAHRRQVEEIMNIAREEMNLLVEADQPGNQVDDYISRLSSILSKKAAAILELQNRLARFQKRLKEQNVLVSSAY; encoded by the exons ATGAATACGATGGGGCGGCAGAGATCAGGCGCGCCGGCGGCGCACCATCAGCGGCAGTACTCGGATAATTTTCTAGAGACTTCGTCCAACGGCAGATGGCTGCAATCGGCTGGTTTGCAGCATCTACAGTCGACAAATAACGCGGCTCCTCCAGTTCAG GATTTTGGGTACAATAAAGGTGGGGGTCATGGTTCAGGATTGTATAGGAGTTTGCAGGGACAGAGAAGTTACACTGGAAGCATTGACCTGTTTTCGGAGCCATTATCGCCGCCTGGGAATCTGGGAAGGCAGAACGTGGAGGGGCAAAATTCACCGAATGAGTATAGCCCGGGTCTTTTGGATCTTCATGCTTTTGATACGGAGCTTCTTACTACG GTGCCAGCTACTGGTTTATATGATCGCCCTTCAGAAAATCACTTTCCACGAGGCAGAAGTTTTGACGACTTGGACCCTTTCTttggaaacaataaacaaGGTGGCAGAACCGGTGCTTTGCCCGATGGAAATGTTCTGAAAAGTATAGCAGCTGATAATGTGAAGGCTAGCAATGTGGCAAAGATCAAAGTAGTG GTACGAAAAAGACCTCTTAACAAAAAGGAGTTGGCAAAGAGTGAAGAAGATATCATAGAAACTTATTCCAATTCTCTAGTGGTCCATGAGGCAAAACTTAAG GTTGACCTGACAGAATATGAAGAAAAGcatgaatttgtttttgatgCTGTGTTGAACGAAGAAGTTTCAAATGACGAA GTGTATCGTGAAACTGTTGAGCCTATTATTCCAATAATTTTCCAACGCACCAAAGCCACCTGCTTTGCTTATGGCCAAACAG GTAGTGGCAAAACTTACACCATGAAACCACTGCCCCTTAGAGCAGTAAGGGACATCTTGAGGCTCATGCACCACACTTACAGGAACCAAGGATTTCAGCTGTTTGTCAGTTTCTTTGAGATATATGGAGGAAAGCTTTATGATCTGCTTGGTGATAGGAA AAAACTGTGCATGAGAGAGGATGGAAAACAGCAAGTTTGTATTGTGGGCTTGCAAGAGTACAGAGTGTCAGATGTGGAGATAGTTAAGGATCTCATTGAGAAAGGAAATGCAACAAGAAGTACAGGCACCACAGGTGCAAATGAGGAATCATCGAGGTCTCATGCCATTCTTCAGCTTACGATTAAGAGATCAGCTGATGGTTCTGAAACTAAACCTGCCCGGGTTGTTGGCAAGCTCTCCTTCATAGACCTTGCTGGAAGTGAGCGTGGTGCAGATACTACTGATAATGACAAGCAGACCAG GATGGAAGGAGCTGAGATTAATAAAAGTTTGCTTGCACTGAAGGAGTGTATTAGAGCACTTGACAATGACCAAGGACACATTCCATTTAGAGGCAGTAAATTAACTGAAGTTTTAAGGGACTCGTTCGTTGGGAATTCTCGTACAGTTATGATATCGTGTGTTTCCCCAAATGCTGGATCGTGCGAACATACCTTGAACACGTTAAGATATGCCGACAG AGTAAAGAGCTTgtcaaaaggaaataactcCAAGAGAGATGTTTTCTCATCAACCTCAAATCTGAAGGAGTCGATGATGCAACCCTCGTTGCCAGTCGCAGCACCAGCATCAAGTTTTCAAGATGATACGGGTGAAACCTGGACTGAGCAAACTGATAGGGAAGAATATGTCGAAGATGAGCCAGAGAAGCCATCATGGAAGAATATGAAAGCGGAATCTATTAGCTTCTCCAATCCAGATGATAAATTGAAGAGATCCAATGGCCAATCAAAATGGATGGAACCTCCTAAAGCAGAACCCAAACGTTCAAGCTCTGAAGATGATTTGAATGCCCTGTTGAAG GAAGAGGAAGATCTTGTCAATGCTCACCGGAGGCAAGTGGAGGAGATTATGAATATTGCTCGTGAG GAAATGAATCTATTAGTTGAGGCCGATCAACCGGGCAATCAAGTAGATGATTATATCTCCAGGCTGAGTTCCATCCTATCTAAGAAGGCTGCTGCTATCTTAGAGTTACAGAATCGATTGGCTCGTTTTCAAAAACGCTTGAAGGAACAGAATGTCCTCGTCTCTTCAGCCTACTAA